A genomic stretch from Pochonia chlamydosporia 170 chromosome 4, whole genome shotgun sequence includes:
- a CDS encoding pre-rRNA processing protein Esf1 (similar to Cordyceps militaris CM01 XP_006674527.1): MKNQKKGSGSSSSRITDARFASFETDPRFRLPSKKRTKTTLDKRFAGMLDDEDFTATAKVDRYGRKIKSDSKKKALQRLYQPEEDEDEDPSKSEEDEKSEVDDDEVVQRELRAAEEKEKEKPKDYDPARHGGFASSESDSDSDEDSDEEEEEGGVGLATEGEMQKFQDEQVDVETGEVTNRIAIVNLDWDHVKSTDLMALFASFLPESEDGRILKISVYPSEFGKGRMQQEEVEGPPKALFKNDGKDSDDSSDDGSDSEDEKIKKELMQEGDDQDFDSDALRAYQLDRLRYYYAVMVCSSPKAAQTIYEATDGTEYQSSSNVIDLRFIPDDVTFDDEPRDECDKIPDTYKPVEFVTNALQSSKVKLTWDMHPEEASRKESINRAFTGSRANLEENDLRAYLASDSEDDGNDVEEVNAEAEEDAADEPKLSKKELARRKMREALGLAEEAAPKKSKDGPVGDMQITFTSALSNSKAKDADQEETTIEKYKRKEKERKDKKRQAAKAKRAGISGEDADQGEDDLPNPAADDDLGFDDPFFTTEDTAAPSKTSIRKEERLKKRQAREEEEAESAAAKAHLTKVMAEDSLDNQVDHLDHFDMNEIMRAEKKKSKKGKKGKKGAGDIEDRGGLQEDFSMDLEDERFKAVFDSHEFAIDPSNPKFKATSGMKKLLEEGRKKRRGGDGDDEPRRKKIKKGRR, from the coding sequence ATGAAGAACCAAAAGAAGGGCAGcggctcttcttcaagtcgcATCACCGATGCGCGATTCGCCAGCTTTGAGACCGATCCCCGGTTTCGCCTCCCCTCCAAGAAGCGCACCAAGACTACCTTGGACAAGCGATTTGCTGGCATGCTCGATGATGAAGACTTTACAGCCACAGCTAAAGTAGATCGCTACGGACGCAAGATCAAATCCGATTCAAAAAAGAAGGCCCTCCAACGGTTGTATCAaccagaagaagacgaagacgaagatcCGAGCAAGTCAGAGGAGGACGAGAAATcggaagttgatgatgacgaagttGTGCAACGGGAGCTTCGAGCCGccgaagagaaagagaaagaaaagcCGAAGGACTACGATCCGGCCCGACATGGAGGCTTTGCTTCCTCAGAATCCGACTCTGATTCCGACGAGGACtcggatgaggaggaggaagagggcgGTGTTGGTCTAGCTACAGAAGGGGAGATGCAGAAATTTCAGGACGAGCAGGTCGATGTCGAGACGGGCGAAGTTACAAATCGCATTGCTATTGTCAATTTGGACTGGGaccatgtcaagtccacaGATCTTATGGCCTTGTTCGCCAGTTTCCTACCTGAGAGTGAGGACGGTCGCATCCTCAAGATATCCGTCTACCCTAGTGAATTTGGCAAAGGAAGGATGCAACAAGAGGAAGTTGAGGGCCCTCCGAAGGCTCTCTTCAAGAACGATGGAAAGGACTCCGACGACAGCAGCGACGACGGAAGCGACAGCGAAGATGAAAAGATCAAAAAGGAGCTAATGCAGGAAGGTGACGACCAAGATTTTGATAGCGATGCACTTCGAGCATACCAATTAGACCGATTGAGGTACTACTACGCTGTCATGGTCTGTTCAAGTCCCAAAGCGGCACAAACGATTTACGAAGCTACGGACGGGACGGAATACCAATCGTCTTCCAATGTCATTGACTTGCGATTTATTCCCGACGATGTTACCTTTGACGACGAGCCCCGGGATGAGTGCGACAAGATTCCCGATACGTATAAACCGGTCGAGTTTGTGACCAATGCTCTGCAAAGCtccaaagtcaagttgacGTGGGACATGCACCCTGAGGAGGCATCTCGTAAGGAATCAATCAACAGAGCATTCACTGGCAGCCGGGCAAATCTCGAAGAAAACGATCTCCGAGCCTACCTCGCGAGCGACAGCGAAGATGACGGAAATGATGTAGAAGAGGTCAACGCagaggccgaggaagatgctgcGGACGAGCCCAAGCTATCCAAGAAAGAGCTAGCCCGCAGGAAGATGCGAGAAGCGCTGGGTCTAGCGGAAGAGGCAGCGCCCAAGAAATCAAAGGACGGCCCCGTAGGCGACATGCAAATTACATTTACATCAGCTCTATCCAACTCCAAGGCGAAGGATGCCGATCAAGAAGAAACGACAATCGAGAAGTACAAGcggaaagagaaggaacGAAAAGATAAGAAGCGACAGGCAGCCAAAGCTAAGCGTGCCGGCATTTCAGGCGAAGATGCGGatcaaggagaagacgacCTTCCCAATCCCGCCGCCGATGATGACCTTGGTTTTGATGACCCCTTCTTCACCACTGAAGACACGGCCGCGCCGTCCAAAACCTCTATCCGCAAAGAAGAGCGACTCAAGAAGCGTCAAGCTcgggaagaagaagaagcagaatcAGCCGCCGCGAAGGCACACCTCACCAAGGTCATGGCAGAAGATTCTCTCGATAATCAAGTGGATCACCTGGATCATTTCGACATGAATGAGATTATGCGCGccgagaagaaaaagagcaagaaaggcaagaaggGTAAAAAGGGTGCTGGGGATATTGAAGATAGAGGCGGATTACAGGAAGATTTTAGCATGGACCTTGAGGATGAGCGATTCAAGGCCGTCTTTGACAGTCATGAGTTTGCGATTGATCCTTCTAATCCCAAGTTTAAGGCCACAAGCGGtatgaagaagttgttggaggaagggaggaagaagagacgGGGaggtgatggcgatgacgagcCGAGGCGGAAGAAGATTAAGAAGGGGAGGAGGTGA